The sequence below is a genomic window from Oscillospiraceae bacterium.
ATCTCCTCCTGGTCCTTGGCCGCGCGCAGGGTGTTTACCAGCTTCTGGGCGGGCAGCAGCTCGCAGGACAGGGCGGCGGTGTACATGCCGTGCTGGGCCACCGTCATGTAGTTCTCCTCAAAGCCCAGCTTTTGAATGCCCAGCTCGCCCACGGCCTGCTCCACCAGCACCTTGAAGTTCTTGGTGCGGTCGGTCATGATGATCTGCGCGCCGGTGACGGTGTTGCCCGCCGCCTCGATGTAGCGGGAGTCGGTGTAGTAGCGGCACTCGCTCCGGGTGACCAGCACCACGCCCTCGCCGTGGAAGCCCACGGCGTAGAACTCCCCGGGCTCGCTGGTGAGCATCATGGCGTCCAGGCCGTATTCGTCCAGGCCCGCCGCGATCTGCTTGAGATGATTCATCGTACAAACGCTCCTTTATATGTCATTTTGTTACGCTCAATTTCGGTTCCCCGGGCCAGAACGGGCCGATGTGGGCATCGGCCCCCACGGTACGGGGGGAATACGGATTGCCGCGGCCTAACCCCCCGCGTTGACAAAAGCCTGGTAATCCCGCTTCATGGTCAGCGCGTCCTCGGCTTGGGTGCCCGCCGACCATCCCACCGGACCGAGGTCCGGCGGGAGCCCTTTGATTTGATCTGCGCGGCGGGAGTTAATCCCGCCGGCATCAAGGTTTTGCCGCAGGCAAAACGCTTGGTACGGCGCATAAGCGCCGCCCCGTCCCGCGGGGCCCCATGCGAGCCGCGGTCTAACTCCCTGCGTTGACAAAAGCCTGGTAATCCCGCTTCATGGTCAGCGCGTCCTCGGCCTGGGTACCCGCCGACTCGCAGATGATGCGGGGGCTCCAGCCCCGTTGCGCCAGCTGGCGCATCAGGGGCAGATGGTCCGGCCCGTACTCCCCCTGGGCGAAGGTCAGGTGCATCTTCTCCCCGCCGCCCGGGGTGAACTGGATATGGGAAAAATGGCTGTGGAAGCGGGAGGCCCGCTCCTCCCCCAGCCCGGCGCACAGCTTATCCAGGATGCGCGCCGTGGCCTCCTCCCCCTCGTCCGCGCCCAGGCTGCGGGCGTAGAGGTGGCCGAAGTCCACGCAGGGCAGCAGCCGCCCGTCCACCTGGCACAGCTCCACCACCTCGTCCAGATCCCCCAGCTGGTTGATTTTCCCCATGGTCTCGGGGCACAGGGCGATGTGGCCGCAGCCCTCGCCGTCGCAGGCGCGCAGCACCTCCCGCAGGGCGGGCAGGGCGATGTCCAGCGCCTGGCGCCGCGTGCGCTTCATCAGCGCGCCGGAGTGCACCACCACCCGTCCGGCCCCCATCCAGTCCGCGGCCTTGCAGGCCGCCAGGATGTAGCCGGTGGTCTTTTTCAGGCTCTCGGGGTCGGGGTTTGCCAGATTGATAAAGTAGGGGGCGTGGAGGGACATCGTTATCCCGCAGGCGCGGGCGTTCTCCCCCAGCTTGCGGGCGGTTTCCTCCCCCACGTTGACCCCCTTGCCGCACTGGTACTCATAGCAGTCCAGCCCGATGTCCGCAATCCACTTGGGCGCGGCCAGGGAGGATTTATAGGCCGCGGAGAAGCTGTCGGAGTTCCCCGCCGGTCCGAATAACACGCTCATACCTGTTCTTTCCTCCTGCCAAGGGCCCGGAAGGGCTTCTCCACGCCGTAGCGCAGGGCCCGGAAGGCGTTATCGATGCGCATGGGGCGCACGGCCACGGCCAGCACCCCCGCGTTGTTGGCCCCCCACACGTCGGTGAAGAGCTGGTCCCCCGCCATGGCGGTCTGCCCCGGCGTGCGGCCCGTCTGCTCCATGGCCCGGCGGAAGCCCCCGGTTTTGGGCTTTCCCGCGCGGCCCAGGAAGGGCACGCCCAGCCGCCCGGCGAACTCGGCCGCACGGCCCGGCCTGCGGCTGTTGGACAGCACGAAGAGCTGGATTCCCGCCCGCGCCAGCGCGGCGGCCCAGGAGCGGACCTCCTCCGGCGGCTCGGCCACCCCGTAGGGGGCCAGGGTATTGTCCAGATCGGCCAGCAGCAGCGTGATCCCCCGGGCCTCCAAAAGGGCGGGGGTCAGCTCCCACACGTTGTTCACTTCCAGGTCGGGCACCAAAAACAAAAAATCACCTCAAGTATGGGCTTCTACGGGGCTTCTTATCCGCATAGACTGGATTATATCATTTGTAAGAAACATGGACAAGGGGGTACCTTCCATTATGCTTTCCAAACAAAACCTGATCCTCACCGCGCCGCCCGATCAGGCCCGCGCCGCCATGGCCTTCGGCCTGCCGGTGGCCCACATGGCCTACCGGGTGGGAGGCGGTCCCCACCTGTTCCGGGCCAACATGCCTGTCTCGGTGCGGGGCGGGCTCATGGTCATGGACGACCGGGGCTTCGACGGCCGGGGCGAGTCCACGCCCTTCTGCCACGAGGTCATGCGCGAGTGCTCCGCCCGGGGCTTCGACGGGGCGATCTGCGACTTCGAGGGCCGTCCGCTCCAGCTCCTGGGCAAAATCGTGGGCGAGCTGGGCGCGCTCATGCACAAGCGGGGCTGGCCCCTCTACGTCACGGAGCCCTACGGCCAGTTCTCCGACACCGCCACCGTGCTCATCTCCTCCGCCCTCTCCGGCGGCTCCCTGACCCAGCGGCTGGAGGAGGCCGTCTCGCGCTACGGCGCGGGCCGGGTGGCGCTGGCGGTGGAGCGGGTGGCGGAGGACTTCTTCCTCCCCTCCCCCACCGGCCAGGGCACGCCCCTGACCCGGGAGGAGCTGAAGCAGCGCATGGACGACCGGGCGCCCACCGTCTTTTTCTCCAACGAGCTGTGCGCCCACTACTTTACTTACATGTCCAAGCAAAACGGCGCCCACTTTATTCTATTCGACGACGCGGGTTCTATCCGCAAAAAGCTCCACATCGC
It includes:
- a CDS encoding endonuclease IV, giving the protein MSVLFGPAGNSDSFSAAYKSSLAAPKWIADIGLDCYEYQCGKGVNVGEETARKLGENARACGITMSLHAPYFINLANPDPESLKKTTGYILAACKAADWMGAGRVVVHSGALMKRTRRQALDIALPALREVLRACDGEGCGHIALCPETMGKINQLGDLDEVVELCQVDGRLLPCVDFGHLYARSLGADEGEEATARILDKLCAGLGEERASRFHSHFSHIQFTPGGGEKMHLTFAQGEYGPDHLPLMRQLAQRGWSPRIICESAGTQAEDALTMKRDYQAFVNAGS
- a CDS encoding haloacid dehalogenase, which gives rise to MFLVPDLEVNNVWELTPALLEARGITLLLADLDNTLAPYGVAEPPEEVRSWAAALARAGIQLFVLSNSRRPGRAAEFAGRLGVPFLGRAGKPKTGGFRRAMEQTGRTPGQTAMAGDQLFTDVWGANNAGVLAVAVRPMRIDNAFRALRYGVEKPFRALGRRKEQV